gtgacttgccgaaggtcacacaactagtacatgtgtcaagtgtctgaggccgaatttgaactcaggtcctcctgactccggggctgttgctctactcactgcaccacctagctgcccctatagtcTTATACTATACAATGTCATCACGTCCTCTTGGGTCTGTTCCTGGGTGACAGGTGTTTGGTGCCATAATTCACATAGGCTTCATCCTTAGAGTTTACTTCTGCAAGGAcaatattgttaatatttttttgtgATCTTCTCTCCCTCTTAACATACATCAATGAAGTAGTGCTTCTGGCtttcaattaatttaatttctttattgcCACTTTAACTATCCTTAGATTTTACACTGTCATCCTCTTCAGCATACTCTGCACCCAGTccactgaggaaagaaggaaagccttCAGCACTTGCAGTTCCTGTATAATGGCTGTCACTCTATTCTTTTGTTCAGCTGCATTCATATCTCTTCAGCCTTCTTCTACCAACTATATAGATAAGGGCAAATTGTCTTCTGTGTTTTACACCATAGTGATCCCCATGCTGAACCCCCTGATCTATAGCCTCAGAAATAAACACATCAGGGTCGCACTGAAGAACATCCTGGAGAGAAAGATGTTTTCATGAAGAGGATAAAGATCATGGTGATGGGATCAAAGGCTTTGCTAATGTTGCTCTTCCTTTAGAAGAATAATATCTTATCTTCTCATGTGGCATGATCCACTGATATATTCTCTTCTTCCCAAAACCCCTTTCTTATTATTTACTTGACTTTTCTTGCCCTCTCAGTCACAATATAGGAACTATTTGTGTAGTAATCAAAAGGAGATCTATTAGTAGTGAAATGCTAAGTATCATGCTAAGGCAAGTGGTTGCAAGCACTTGCAGAACCAAACAGAATTGTAGTGAGCCCATTCTGTGGAGCTGCTCAGAATTAAAAATATGCGATATTGGCCAGACTGAATCTTAACCactggctagactcttaaggaatctgagcatttgtgacacttttaTTGaccagcaggccagattgaatcacCCTTTGATGGAGGCAAAAGTGATCTTTTATAGAGAAGACTGTTGGAACAGAGTAGAGATCTAGATGGAATTAATGGAGTGGTAGTCTAGGGTGGGGACAGGTGCAGACAATTAAAGGGCAAttaattaactgggaagggcAGATGGACCCAGGTGAAAACCAGGGAACTGGGCCACATGGAaaagtccaggggcttttcctttcTGGGGTCCAGAttccaaagacatggtcttttcttttggaggttTAGATCTCATCTCCATCATTGTAACTGATATATTACAACCTACATTAGTGGATATGGATGATTGCAGCAGAAAGAGACATTTTCTCATAAAAACTTCTAAGGAAGAAGCATACTTAGGCCAAAGTTTATCTAAAGAAAGATATTAAGGTGTTACTGGGCTTCAAGCTCAATGTTATTCAATAATACAATATGCAAACCAAAACACTAATATATATTTAGACTACATTAAGAAAGACATAGCATCCAAAACTAAACAGGTCATGGAATCACTGTGTTCTACTCTGGGCACGTCTGGAGGACTGGTCTCAATTccaggtgttgttttttttaggAAAGACACTAATAAACTGAAAAGCCTTCAAAGAAAAGTAACCACCTatatgaaggtgctcagattcaatctagctcagtttaGATTCAATcattagtgtcacaaatgctcagattccttaagagtccaTCCAATGTTTtactttggctgtaagaaggcttgggttgaattcatttgagcagggcACAGCatggtgtgttggtattttggggtcctgagcacccctGAACCCCTAAAACCCTCAAcacttacaattattatctcatttgagcttcgcagtagtgctattgttatcctatCATTATTAAGGTTTAAGATGATGAATCACTTTATTTCACCTTGAAACCTGAACAAGCAAAAGTTTCTGTATCCATGATGTAATAATTCTAAGGATCactccatttttctccctttggtgCCCTTCCTAAAATCAAATCAGAGACCCTGAACTTGTCGAAAGAGGAAAATTTGTTTCTTCTAACATATTTTCTTGGGGCATCAgacaaaaggccaaaaaaaagatatgttcACTATTTTTCCTCCAGCTTCTTTTTTGAAAAGGATGCCTTTCTGTATTCACTTTGACATTTTGGAGGACACAGAGGATAATCAATTTATTTCTCCTTCTGTGGTGTCAATGGAACCCTATTATCTGTCTCCTTCTtcaaaacaaggaaggaagggaggaaggaaagaaagaagggaggaaattaagaagaaggaagggatggaggaagggaaggaggacagaaagaaagaagggatggaaggcagggaggaaagaaagaagggaggaaggaagggaggaaagaaggaaggaagttgggggaggaatgaaagaaggaaggaaaaaggaaagaaaggaaggaaatacattttttggatcttttttcttctcatcacTTTAAATTTTACAGAAATGTTTCATCTCTAGGAAGGTGTTGCTCATGGACTCATTCTGAAGCTTTGGTGCTATGTGTATGAATCAGTTTTACCACCTCCACTGGCACCAGTCCACGAACTAGGTTACAGTTGGGAATTTTTCCCCCCAGAGGAAGCCTATTAAACAACAGGGAATCCAAGGAGCATGCCAggtgaaaagagaagagacaatTGGTCCCATCAACCAATTATTCTGGTAAAACTGAGaagctgttctttctttcttgtactATCAGGGGCTGAACTGAGATGATGATTCTAGAAACTGTCTCTTCAAGATAAAGATTATCAGAACAGATTATGTTCTCACAAAAGAAGCAGAAAGATCAATGCCAATGATTATCACCAATTACACCATTAAATCTGTTTGTTCATTGTTGTTGAAGAGGGTAAAAGGCTCAACATCAGAAGGTGAGTGTCTAACTTAATTCTGTGGCTCATCTATCTGAATCCAAAGCTATGGAAGCTCAACACTCTCTGAAACAGCACTTGCCCAGCCTCCTTAGCCCTTCACTAACCATGACTAGTGAGACAACCAGGTGAATCAAATAatgaacaagcattcattaagttttggcaccagatactgtgctaacacagaaacaaaagttaaatatttcctgctgtcaaggagcttgaATTCTAGCCAGAGACAACATGTACTTATATCAAATTTACAGAAGATAATTTTGCAGACAAGTCATTAGGGAATGAGGATGGGGATGAGGTGGGAGAGAAAAGCCATGCAGAAATTTAGAGATCCGAAAAGGCAGGTGAAGAGTAGGTATATTTCtggtatgggagacagccagtgcagaGGAATAGAAAGTGGAGATAAactgtcatgtatgaggaacattAGGAAAGCTAGGATTAGGAAAGCCAGTATTACAAAAAACACGGAGATTAGGAAATCAATGTgtgatgaggctggaaaggtaggttggtgcTAAGGTATAAAGGGCTTTCaataataaatggaaaatatttttaagtatatatacatatatactatatatagtgcatgtatacatacatatatatgtatgtgtgtgtatactccaTTACCTTTAggaatatatatctatgtatacatatatgtatatgtatacatacatatatacatacatgtatatatgcatatgtgggtatacacacatacatgtatgtgcttttcatatatacaatacacataatacatacatacacacacatataatcctggaggtaatggagTTTATTAAAAAGGAGATTGGCTGATACTGGCTAAGATCACagctgagctttaggaaaatcacttggacaGCTGTGGGGTGGCTGGATTGGATTGTGGGGACATAAAGTAGGGGGGCTGTTGCAATAGTTGAGACAGTAGGGTATTTAAGTAGTTTAGACAAAAGGCAATAAAAACCAGAACTAGACTAGTGTGTATGTAGGTGGACAAATGGGAAAGATGTTATATAGGTAAAAATGATCAGATCTGGcaactatttttacatgtgagGGTGAAGACTTAAGAATGACAATGAGGCTGAAAACCTGGGTAACTGAGAGGATAGTGATACTTTCAGCAAAAACAGGGatgaatttgggggaaaaataagaagttgttttggacatcttgagtttGAGGTATTTCCTTTACAAAGTCCAGGAGACAATTGCTGATGTGAGATGGCAGGTCAGGATAGAAACTGGGCTGCATATTTGGATCTTGAAGTCATTAACATTAAGATAATGATTAAATGTCTGTAAATTGATGAAGTCAAGCAAGAAGGAAagttagagggagaagagaagagaacctgGGATGGAACTAAGGAAAAGCACGGTGGGTATGATGTGGATGATAGTATAGCAAAGAAGACTTGAGAAAGATCAAacagggagaaccaggagagagcagtgtcacaaatcCTATTTTTGATTGAATAGAACATGTAGAGTGAGAATGAGGATTATAATGGCTCCTTCAATCCCCCAGGACCTAATCTATTCTGATAGAATCCTTGTCCAACTGATTTAGAgctggggtaggggtggagagACTATCAAAGCCATCTAGTCTgatatctgcattttatagatgaggaactaagatcTGCAGcagtcaagtgacttatccaggataacacaactagtaagtggctgaagtgagatttgaacccaggtctttctaattccaaaacATTCCATCAACTATACAATATTACCTCTCAATGGAGCTGTATTCCATTTCCCAACAGCTATATCTTTGCTATTTTAGCACAAAGTTAGACAGTTTGCATGCCAAATATTAATATGAGGTTAGAAGAATTACTTGGTGTCCATGGCCATGAAAAGTAGATACAAAGGGATTGAGAGAGAACAAGGACATGACTCTACCATTCTGTATGAACTTCTATAGGTAAGGGCAATAATCAGGAGTCTATAATAGTACTTCTTTTCTATCCCTACagattctcctctccccactcccaacaaAGATGGCCATAAGAAATGATTCCCCAGTGACTGAATTTATCCTCGCAGGGCTAACCAACCAACCAGAGCTCCAGCtgcccttcttctttcttttccttggcaTTTATGTAGTTACTGTGGTGTGGAATCTGGGCATGATAATACTGATTGGCCTCAGTTCCAATCTTCACACCCCCATGTACTATTTACTCAgtagtttgtccttcattgaTCTGTGTCACTCCACCATAATCACACCCAAAATGCTGGTGAAATTTGTGTCAGAGAATAATATCGTCTCCTACTCTGAATGCATAACACAGCtctacttctttcttatttttgcaaTAGCTGAGTGCCACATGTTGGCAGTGATGGCATATGATCGCTATGTTGCCATCTGCAGCCCCTTGCTTTACAGCATCACCATGTCCCATCAGGCCTGCTCATGGCTGGTGGGCGGGGTGTACATGCTGGGCTTAGTTGGTGCCACAGCCCACACCAGCTGCATATTTAGAGTGATCTTCTGCAAGAACAACCTTATCCATCATTATTTCTGTGAGCTCCTTTCCCTCTTGAAACTCTCTTGTTCCAGCACTTATGTCAATGAAGTGGTGATTTTGTGCTTTAGTGCATTTAATATCCTCATCCCCAGCATTACCATTGTCAGCTCCTACATCTGTATCATCACAAGCATCCTCCGCATCCACTCCCCTGAAGGGAGATCCAAGGCTTTCAGCACCTGCAGCTCCCACATGGCAGCAGTTGCCCTCTTCTATGGTTCTGCTGCATTCATATACCTGCAGCCCTCTTCCGGAAACTCCATGGACCAGGACAAAGTGTCTTCTGTTTTTTATACTATTTTTGTGCCCATGCTGAACCCGCTGATCTACAGCCTGAGGAACAAGGATGTGAAAGTTGCCATGAGGAAAATTCTGCAGAGAAGAAAGCCTATCTAATCAATGTCAGTATTAGTTTCATGAGATAACTGTATTTGTTTTCATGTGCTTTTTTTGGCAGGAGTGGGAAGAATCTATCACCTTCCCCTTTTCATTAGTGGGATTCCTCTATGACTTCTATTTCCCCCGCAGCCTCTCTCTAAGCTTGCCTCCCTTCCCATGCATTTTACAGAGAAGTGCTAGTGAAATTTTAAGAATAAAAGTCTGCTAATAGCAATGTTGATGTTGCATCTGAAAAATATTATTGTAGGACTATGACTGAGCTagtgaaatttgtttttcttactgcTTCTTGGTTGTGCTACATTAACGGAATAGACTGAACAAAACAATGATCTCAGGGTAGCAGGTTAAGAGAAATGTAGCTGAATTGAAAACATAGATCTGTTTGGataaggggaaggggagcagaaaggaataagcattaatatagcacctcctatatgccaggcactgtgtaaagtacttttaacaaaaatctcatttgatcctcataacaactctgcaaAGTAGCtgttgctattatccccattttacagttgaggaaactgagacaaaaagaggttaagtgacttgcctaggataatacagccagtaaatgtctaaggtcagattcaaactcaggtcttcttgactccaggtctcgCACCACTTAGCTATCTCAGTAATAGAAAAGTATCTCTCTGATTCCAGATGGAGAAGACTATCCAATAGCCCCAAAGAAAACATAATGAATGATGATCATGTTTGAAAGTGAAGAAGAGCAGAAATGTGCAAAGGACTTAAATATCCACCAAATCCCAATTTAATCAACCATGAAAGAAggacaaaaaattaatttcatatcTGATTTAAGGAGGAGCTACTTTTTCCAAGCAGGCCATAGAAAAATATTGAACAGAAAATCCAGATTGTGGACACTTTGAGAATACAAATTCTGTGATGAAAGTTAGTAGGGGCAATTCAACTTTTGTTATATACTTGTGCCTGACCTTCCTCAGACTGGAAATATGtaggaagaatttaaagaaagTGATAGGAATGTGAttgtgtgtggtgtggtgtgtgtgtgtgtgtgtgtgtgtgtgtgtgtgtgtgtgtttgtatgtgtgagtgtgtgtgggtATCACATTTCTATCTTCTTGGTAAGAATAGAATATTTGGATTATATGTTAAAATTTAATTCCCAATTCATGTTACCTCAGTACATCAACATATTTGTTTCTAGCTATAATTTTCCCAAAGTATTCAATGTATATTTTAGTTGTATGTacgtttaataaataaatgttacttccactttccaatgagatatctttGAGTTTGTGATTAATAAGGATATATTTCATGAAACATACAATAACTATCTAGatttattaactcatttaattttctcatatttaaaacAATGATCAATATAGTCTTTAAGTAACCAAACAATCCATGAGGAAGTCAAAAAGTTAGAGAAATGATGCCCGTGAGTTCTACATCTGGTCTAATGAACTACTCAGAGCCTGAGCATTCAGATAAGCCATTtccttaattaaaagaaaatttcaataaTTCCTAAACAAAAGCAATCTACAGCAAGGTAACACCAGACCAAAGCTGCTGTCAAGGAGATAAAAACATTCATCAAGGAGTATTCTAGAATCTCAGAAGCTCACTATCAAAGTCTTAAACTGGTCTTTATGTACTCATTTCTAAAGATCCCACAGAGCAGTGCAAAAGCAGTCCACTGTAGTTATTATggagaaagagtgagaaagagagagagagagaggctctgAAGGACAAAGCAAGAAAGCAAGTAGAACAAAGATCAAAATGCATCTCACATTTGTCTAGCCAGCACCACAGTTGCTATTTTGCAAAGAATAGAGAGCTTCTAGGACAAGATTAAAATGATTTCCTTTTCACAGTGTCTCTCAATCCCTTTTCCCCACGAAAAAAATAGCTGGGTTTCCAAACATAAGTTAGATGACAATTGAAATGAAAAGCCaaggaaagacagaagagaacaaaGCAGTGGAGTTCTGTGAAAAGGGTgcaatactagctgtgtgaccttgggcaagtcacttaaccccaatttccctgccccccccccaaaagaaaaggcTGAAATGAAAGAAATAGTGAATAAATGGGTTCTGAAAGAGGTCACAGGACAGCCTTGATAACAGCCTGGGCTTTTGTACTTTCTGGAGCAGTCTCACTGAGAAGTTCTTAATCATTGGATGAGGAAGATGACTAAGATACCTGTAGAGAGCACCACACTAGTTGGTTTAGAAGtcaaactgtgaaaaaaaaacaaagtcaattTCATTGTTATTGACTAAGAATATTGATTGAAGATATCTGTAGCCTTCTAGAATAAGGGAAcaatataacaaagaattttactGAAGAGATTCCCtcaggaaaaaattttaaagataccCTACTTGTGCACTATCCCAGAAATATGAGGTGATATGGGTTAGTGGAAAGTACTAAGCTCCAGTTCTACTGTTACTTATTACTTGAACAATCTCGTGTAGGTCACTTTTTCTCTCTAGATGTCAGTTTCATTATCTTTCTGGTGGAGAATTTGTACCAGATGGTCTGTAggggctctcccagctctaaatacCATGATCCATTGGAAATGTCCTTACCATGAATGAAATGGTGCTGAGGGAGTTGCTTGAACAATAGCTAGCGAGCTAAGCTATTGTGCTATAGTAAAGACTGAGCATTTAGTGTATGTTATAAGTTCAAGGTGATGCCTTGTGATAATTCCTATTCAACTCCTTGTATTAATTTCCTCTCCTAAACGACAAAAGGAAAGTAttaaaataattcttctttatgaaAATAGAGCAaaagctgaaaaacaaaaaccatgctAAATTAATGTCATTTCCCTTTTGAACATGATTACTACCCTGTTAGGTCAGGGTAATGCTAGAGATATAGTTTACTTAAATATCAACATAATATTCAGCAATATCTCTCATTCTATCAATGTGGAAAAGACAAATAGACttcagaggagggggaggagtatGTTAGGTGGTTTTACTAATGGCTGAATTACCTAAGTCAAATAGTGATTAATTAGTAAAATCTGATTTGAAACAAGATCTTTTGTAAAGCACTCAAGGGATCTGACCTTTGTCCTTTGctgtttaatttttaatcaatgaaTTGTATAAAGGTATAGATGGCATGTTTCCTAAATTTGCTGCAGATGTTACTAGGCAGGAAGTGATAAATAATGTATTGGATGATAAGGGTCAAGATCAAAAAATATCTCAATAGTTTGGAACGTTGGATCAAATATAATGCAATCTAActgattaaatataaatataaaattttgcatTGGACTTCAAAAGTCAAATATTGAGAAAACATGGTCAGATAGCAGTTGATCAGGGAAAATCTGAGAATTTCAGCATATTGAAATCTAAATATAAGTCAACTATGCAATAgggcaacttaaaaaaaaagagctaatgCATCATTGGGCTACATTATGATGATATGTTGTCCAGAACACTATGTTCTGGACATCAGAATCTTAACTGCAAATTCTTTCATCTAAGGAAAACTCATTTAAATTGGGGTAAAGAGGTTCAAATGATAAATCGAATGCACTCCAAGGTTAGAACATGCTGCCATCATGGCTGATCCCAGACATTCCACACGATAATCTCCAACCAGGTGAAAGGACTTGGAGAATAGAGAGAAGGTTGCTTCCTTCCCCTAGTGCACCAGTATCCAGAGTCTATGCTTCCCCTTGTGGTGGTCCACCATCTCTTTGTGATCTTATAGTGGCCTACGATATCCCCCTGGTATGACTAAAGGCAAAGGCAGATATCGATGGCTTGTGGTAAAATGTCTCCACTAATATTGGCATCTTAAGTCAAAGTCATACATTCTCTATGTTAGTTATGGTTCTGCTACCATATTTGTAGTATTAGGTTCAATTCGgggatggggtgtgtgtgtgtgacattttAGAAAGGGAATTAATAAGCTGGAATAGTCTTGAAAAGAGTGACGAAGATGGTTAAAGTTCTTGTGTCTTTGGCATGTGAAAATCAGCTGAAATAGCTGAAAGTGGAGgtcatggagaagagaaaacagtttCACAATAGGCTATTTTTGAATAGTTATTCATGgaagatatacatgtatgtacatatatatcgtGTATAGAttctatatttgtttttgttgttattcagtcatttttagtcatgtctgactctttgtgaccctttttaggggttttcttggcaaagacactagtagagtgatttgtcatctacttcagttcattttacaaatgaagaaactgagacaaatagggt
This Trichosurus vulpecula isolate mTriVul1 chromosome 2, mTriVul1.pri, whole genome shotgun sequence DNA region includes the following protein-coding sequences:
- the LOC118838140 gene encoding olfactory receptor 8G1-like — translated: MAIRNDSPVTEFILAGLTNQPELQLPFFFLFLGIYVVTVVWNLGMIILIGLSSNLHTPMYYLLSSLSFIDLCHSTIITPKMLVKFVSENNIVSYSECITQLYFFLIFAIAECHMLAVMAYDRYVAICSPLLYSITMSHQACSWLVGGVYMLGLVGATAHTSCIFRVIFCKNNLIHHYFCELLSLLKLSCSSTYVNEVVILCFSAFNILIPSITIVSSYICIITSILRIHSPEGRSKAFSTCSSHMAAVALFYGSAAFIYLQPSSGNSMDQDKVSSVFYTIFVPMLNPLIYSLRNKDVKVAMRKILQRRKPI